The Shewanella mesophila genome contains the following window.
CGCTCGACAAGATTGAACAAGTAGTGCTTCCAACGCCAATCGACATCACTCCCCAAACCGATCTAGGCAATCACGCTGACTTTCAAAAACGCGTGTTTTTCGATGTTTCCGGGCCGTTATCGCAATTAACATTGACACTGCAACCCATGCAGGTATCACTACCTATATCAGCGGCGCAGCAAAAAGCGTTATCTAAATTGCTCGGTAAAAACCTCAGCGGCGCGATAAATATGTCACGCGCTCAGACGGCACAGCAAACAGAAATCCTGTTGCAGCTGGTCGACCCTTTGACTTATGAGCTTAATTCGCAAAAGCTTAGCCTAAATCAGCTCAGGGCATCAGCAACAATTGGCGATAATAAAATCAGTGGTCGTTTAGATGATTTGTCGCTGATCAATACCGACGGCCTACATAGATTACATACCGACTGGCAAGTGTCATTGGCGCACAAGACTAGAGTGTGTATCTCACTAGATTCCTTTGATCTCAAGCTCAATGTTAACCATGACTCAACTCCCCCTGATAATCAAAACAACCAGATAACCACCAACTGCACTAAAACGCCCCCACATAACGTAACAATAAGTGCGCTAAACCTATTGCTGCAAGGTAGGCTCAATATCAATGAACTGCCGCTAGCTAGCGCTGAAACAGCCAATGCTAAAACTGCCCCCCAGACATATCAGGGTGAGCTCACTATCGCGCCAGCAAGTGAGTTCAGTATGAGTCAACCTTACTACATAACCCCCACTGTAGCCGTTAAGGCCGATAGGATCTCAGCAAAACTGCTCCAGCCACTGACACTCAAATTCAATGAACATCTCATTAACAAAAACGCCAATAGAATGAGCCTCACCTTTGGTGAGATCGCCGTTAATGTCGCTGGAAATCAACTTAAATTTGGTGGCTCTGATGATAATCCACCTTACAGTTTAACCAGTCACAACAGTGAACTGCTAGCAAGTGGCGGCGAGATTGCCCTAGATAATAATAAGCTAAGTAAGATAACCTTATTGCCGCTGTCACTTAAGACCATCAACCCAGTATTGATAACGAGTAAGCTCACCGCAACCACAAGCGAACAGCCAGTCAATACCCAGTCCTCTATGACACAACCCCAACATACACAGCTCTCAAATACACAAATCTCAAGTGCACAAGTTGAGCTGCAGAACCTTGGAAAGTTGAATTTGAAGGTCAATACCAATAGCAATCAAGATAGCGTTAATCTGCCCGCATTTAGGGCCAACATCAGCGAAACGACCCTCACGCGCAATGGCGTTGATGATAACCATCAGCCTTTAGTCACCATCATAAATGTAGAGAAGCTATCACTGACAACGGGAGCCATGAGTGGCACAGTCTCTTTAGAAACAAACAAAAATGCCAGCATATCGCCAAGTTTAGCGGCACTGATAAATCAAGACTGGCACACACATCTTGATTATCGCCTAGCCAATCTTAGTGCCAAGGAGCGCTATTATCGACTTGGGAAACAAAGACAGCGTACGCATTTGATCTTAAATAACTTTTCATTAAACCAATCTCTCAACTGGAACGCAGATAAGCAAGCTTCTTATCTAACAACTAAGGAGCAATGGCAGCTCGATAATTTAGCAATAAGTAGCTCACACCGTTTCGCCTTACCTAAAGCTAACCAGTCACAAGCTAAGCCGTCAAACGTGCAGGAAAATAACCTAATGCCAAGCAAAATGACGACACCGACGCTAGACGGAGAACTCAAGTTTAATAGCGACGCGAATCAACTCATCGATCAGCTGGAGCGTTGGCTCAAAGTAACGGTACCAGCAAGCGTTATTGGTGATGTAGGCCTTGATGCTCATTATCGACTGTTGTGGCAGGAGGAAGCGGTTAAACTCGCTGGCACTATCACACCACAGCTAGTGATTAGCGAAGGTGAGGTAAATGCGCTGCCATTTAAACAAGCTACTATTGGTGGTAAGTGCGATGTTAGCGCAAATGTCGTTAATAATAGCTATCAAAGCCAGCTCTACTGCGATCCACTAAAACTCAACATACGCGCTTTTAATCCCGGGATCGTAATTACCGACATAGACGCTATCGCCAAAATTGATATCAATGACGAACTCAGCACAGACCAACTAACTACAATGCGCTTAAATCGCTCACAGGAGAATGCTGATGTTGGCAAGAAAGCGGATATCGATGTGACAGCCAAGGCCAACACCTTAGGTGGCAGGGTATTGCTGCCTAAATTTAACCTCAATCTCAATGCCCCTTCAGATGCCTACCTAGTGCTGCAGGGGCTCGATCTCGAACAATTACTCGCTGTGCAACCACAAGTGGGGATCTATGCAGATGGGATATTTGATGGTGTTCTGCCAGTGGAGCTTGCGCAGGGTCAAGTATCGGTGAAAGATGGTCGACTTGCTGCGCGTGCGCCAGGAGGATTAATAAAGGTCGACGATAATCCCGCCGTCATGCAAATGCGTTTATCGCAACCCTATTTAGACTTTGCCTTTTCAGCACTAGAGGAGCTCCACTATACGGAACTTTCCAGCCGTTTGGATATGGCACCCAATGGCGATGCCCTGCTCAAAGTCAATGTGAAGGGGCGAGCGAAAGATATCGAGAGGCCGATACACTTAAACTACACTCAAGAAGAGAACTTGTTGCAATTACTTAAGAGCCTGCAGATTGGTGACTCGTTACAACGGGAAATAGAAAAAACCATGGAGCAATAGCAATAATATAGGGCTTAGATATCATCTATTGGTTTAGCTTACCGCTACATTTGCCTAAATTGTTATGCTCAAACTTGTTCAGCTTATAGTCATCTAAAGTAAGATAAGTTAACGTTATCTCAAGGGACCATGAAGGTCTTAATACATATAAGGAAAGATCTGTGAAGATATTGCCGACATTACCCACCGCAGCAATTGGACTTGCGGCACTCATCTCCGTTACGGGATGCACACCAACGGTCAAAATTGAGCCACCCGATAAGCCAATAGTGATCAATCTCAACGTAAAAATTGAGCATGAAATCAAGATCAAGGTCGATAAAGAACTAGATGAATTACTCAATAACGATGAACTATTTTAACTCATCGAGGTGTAAGGGAATGAATATGAAACATAAACTACTATTACTTGCTGCCAGCTTGCTGCTTAGCCTTAATGCATTCGCCATCTCACTGCAAGATGCCAAAAGCCAGGGTCTGGTCGGTGAGCAAATCAACGGCTACCTTGGCGTCGTGGTAAGTAACAAAGATGCCACTGAATTAGCGGACTCAGTCAATGCCAAACGCCGTGCACATTATGAGAAAATCGCCAAGAAAAACGGCATCAATGTCGATGATGTGGCTAAACTGGCCGCTGAAAAAGCGATTGCGGCGGCCCAGCAAGGTCAATTCATTCAGACACCGCAAGGTAAATGGATCAAGAAGTAATTAATGAATAAGGCGCTTTCATTAGCGCCTTTTAACTCAGTTAAAACATATTAGGCAACTATCGGTAGCTGTTACCATCAGCTGTTAATGTGGCATTAATGCTTGGTATAAGCATCATGATAACCTTACTGACTCATATTGATTGACCCGTTTCATTCATACTAAGTTAACCTCTGTCTTGGCTTGATGGCTGTTATGAGCTTACAAATAGATTCTATCATTACCATTTGAAGGTTCAGCTAAGGCTATTGATATGCCGATGTACTCGGTTTAACCACTAACAGATCGCAACCAATACGATCAATCACCTGCTCAGCAACATTACCGCACATATTGGACAGTAAGTTCGAATGCCCCATATCTCCGACAATAACGAGTTCTGAATCCACCTGTTTTGATATGCTCTCTATCGCATCTTCAGGAAGTGCTTTGGCGACATGTAAATGGTCATTAGGAAACTTAATATTATCGGGTAACAGATGATACTGACTCGAGTAGAGTGACATCTGCTTGAGATGATACTGCTCATCGGCCTCCGGAGAGATTGGTTGATGAAATGAGATACTCGCTGTCTCACCATAATAACAATCGATGAGATGACAATCACCATCAAGCAGTTGGGTAAAATGCTCTGCAGTTTGCAATACTGCTTCATTCAATGCTCTGTGGTCCTGATCATCAGAACAGGGCTCCACAAATGACAAAATGTGTCCTCCTGGTTGCCAGACATGATCTTTTACAACTACAACAGGATGCGAAGACTCCCGAACTAAGCGCACATCTAAAGGTTTGATTGTTAGCCAATTCCATAAACTATGCCTTGAAGCCGCGACCACTACCGCATCGACATTATAGTCGTGACAAAACTGCAATACGTCATCACTAGAGTGACAAGAGATCGCGGCTCTAGAGATACTGATCCCTGTTCGAGATGTGGATTTTATAAACTCATCGAGACATTGGCGTTTTTTTTCAATAGTACAGGGCCTACGTTCCCCATCTGTTTGTGTATCATTGTGTTCAAAAGTGTCAACGAGCCGATTCACAAAGTTACTGTGTTCAAGGATCATGACAATGATAGATGCATGAGTTCTACTCGCCATATACACGGCCCTAGAGACACCTTTAAAACTAAAATCATGCTCATCTATAACAACTAATAATCTTTGATAGCTGTCCATAATGAATAATCTCACTTTAGAGTAAGATCGTAATTGTAGTTCAGCCTAGAAGAGTAAATATGAGCAAAAAACGCATAACCACGGGGCCTACAGGCAAACATATGATAATAAGAATGATTGTTGTTTAGAACTGTTTTGCCTAAAACTATAACTTTTGAGGCATAAAAGATTGTAAATGAGGAGATACTTAATCTAGAGTGGATTCTGTAGCAATTTAATACGCTGATTTTTATTAAAAATAGAACAATACGAGTAAATAACGTCCAATCACATTCTATTTATCTTACTCTCATCTCTCGCTGCGCTGACCTTCATCACAATTACGGCAACGACACGTACGCAACCACTCATCGAACGATAGCCAGCCAGAGCCATTGCAGCCAGGCCACAAGTGACTAAGGCTAACGTACTAGCCTTAGTTAATAGCAATCATTTACGGTCAAAACTCAATTTAATCTTAATTATCCTGCCAAATCATCACTTGCGCTTGTTCGCCGCTCTTACGTGTAGCACGGTACATACCTTCGGTGTTAAATGGCGTTGCGATATTACCGCGCTGATCTATGGCTATCACACCACCTGTGCCACCTGCCGTAATTAAACGTTGGTTGATCACCTCATCAGCCGCCTGAATAATCGACTTCTGTTGATACTTAACTTTCGCGCAAATGTCTCCTGCCACATGATAACGGATAAAGTATTCACCATGGCCTGTTGCCGATACGGCACAAACGCCATTTTCGGCATAGGTGCCTGCGCCGATAACAGGCGAGTCTCCAATACGGCCAAAACGTTTTGCCGTCATGCCACCAGTTGAAGTTCCCGCCGCCAAATTGCCCTGCTGATCCAATGCAACCGCACCAACTGTGCCGAATTTGTAGTCTAAATCAAGATAATCTAGCGAGGCTTGATGCTCCAGATTGGCATTATTTCCCTGCTCGGCGGCCTTGATCTTTGCTTTGGCATCGAGTAACTGATTATAACGACTCTCTGTATCGAAATAACTTGTCGGTACTAAGGAGAACTGCTGCGTTAATGCAAACTCCTCCGCACCGCTCCCAGATAGCATCACATGAGCCGAGTTATCCATAACGCTTCGCGCTAAATCGATTGGGTTTTTAATATGTTTCACTCCAGCCACTGCCCCAGCATTCATAGTGTTGCCGTCCATGATAGAGGCATCCATTTCATGACTGCCGTCATAGGTGTACACAGCGCCCAGTCCAGCATTAAATAGCGGGCTATTTTCTAAAATATTAATCGCCGCAGTAACGGCGCTTAAACTATCCCCGCCCTTTTCTAACACTTTATAACCTGCATCAATTGCTTGCTTCAATTTTTCTCGATAAGCCTTCTGTTGCGCCTCCGTCAAATTGGCTTTAGAAATGGTGCCTGCGCCACCATGAATAGCAATTGAAAAAGGCGGTGTTTGGGCAGCAACATGAGTACTAAAAACAGCAGCTAAAAGCACCGCAAGATAAAGCGAGTTAAATTTTATATTCACGACACGATCCTTATTAATATTTGCCCTCTTTGTACCCATTTTAATCATTAATTACAATCATCTTCTTGCTTGCGACCTAGAATCTGCGACAATACAGATCACAATATCTTCAACTAGATAGAGTCTTTTTTTGCGATCGCTTTTCGTTCCAACTCTATTTTTAAGATTCTTGATCATTGGCCTGAGTTTTAGCGCATTCTCTGCATCGGCCAATAAATGGTTAGAGGTCAAGATCACAGGAGCCGATAGTGCTCTGACGCTTAATATTAATGCCCATTTGGGGGAGTTACCTACCTCAGATGTACAACGCCGTGCGTTCATTTTTAACGCCGATGATAACATTGACGCGGCGATGCACTCCCTTGGTTACTATCACGCAAAGATAGAGCAACATCTAGACAACCCCGAAAATGCGCCATGGCAACTTACGATTACCGTAACTCCGGGTGAACCAACGCGAATTCAGTGGTTCGATATTCAGTTGTTGGGCGAGATCCGCGATGATATTGCGGTTAAAAGATGGCTCAGCAACCTTAGTATCAAACCTGGCGATGTACTCAATCATGGACGATATGAAGAGATAAAATCCCAACTGCTGACATTAGCATTAGCGCGCGGGTATTTTGATGGCAGCTACAGCAAAAATAACATAGTGATAAACCGCGATCTAAATACAGCCCAAATTAATCTGCATTACGATTCAGGTCAAAGGTACCATATAGGCTCAGTTCACTTCGAAGGACATTCGCTGCAAGCGGGATTTCTAGACGGACTTATTCCATTTGAATCCGGTTCTAGATACAGCACTAGCAAACTAGGCTCACTCAATCGCGAACTGGTTGATACTGGCTATTTCAACAATATCAAGGTACTGCCTCAATTAGATAAGATCGATGGGAAAGAGGTACCGATAAAAGTGGAACTGACGCCTAGAGCAAGCCACTCTATCGAGCTAGGTTTAGGTGCAGATATCGGTAATAGCACTGATTCGCGTATTGAGCCTAGAGTACGGGTAACCTGGCGAACCCCACAAATAAACAGTTATGGTCACTCACAGGAAAGCACTATCGAGTGGTCCCCAAACCGACCAAAATTTTTGACCACATATACTATACCGCTTACCCATCCTTTGGATGACCAGTTAAAAATTCGCCTTGGGCTTCTGCGAGATAAATATGGCGTGAATCAAGTTTATGATCCAGATAAACGTGATTACCTCAACACTGACGAACTCGATACGATCAAAGAAACATTCGGCGTCGTTAGGCAAAAACGTCTCGATAATCATTGGGTGTTAACTTATTCTCTCGATGCCCTCAATGAGTCTTACACCCAATCAGATATTGATTATGACCCGAGTTTCTTAATTTTAGGCAGTAGTCTATCTAAAACACACAGAGGCGATAATTCCCTCGATCCTAAATCTGGTTTTTTCCAGTATTACAGCATTGAATATGCCGATCCAAATGCTGGATCCCATGTACGCCTAACACGACTTCAAGCAAAATTTAAATGGATAGATACATTTTTCGAAAAACATAGATTTGTATCGCGTCTCGATTTGGGTGCTAACTTAGCTGCGGAGGCGGATCTAGCTAACATCCCGCCATCTCTGCGTTATTTTGCCGGTGGTGATCAAAGTATTCGAGGGTACGGTTACCAAGAGTTAGGCCCCTACATAGATTACGTTAACAGTGATAATCAACTTGCCAGAATGGTGGTGGGTGGACGCTATCTGATGGTGGGTAGTGTAGAGTATCAATACTACCTCACTCCCACTTGGCGACTAGCAACATTTGTTGATGCGGGCAACGCGTTTGATGTTGACCAGCTTGAACCTATTGTCTCGGTCGGAGGTGGGGTGCATTGGATCTCCCCTATTGGCCCAATAAAATTTGATATTGGTGTTGGTCTAAATGAAACTGAAACCGTCGATCGATCTTGGCGTATCCACCTCACTATGGGAGCGGAACTATGAGTCTCGATCCAGCCCCTGAACAGATAGACAACAAGCAGGTCGAACCCTTTACACGCTCGCCGTTAAATCGTGTTTTTAGGTGGATAAGACACACTCTACGTGTTGTGATTTACTTACCACTATTACTGTTAATTATTGCGGCTATCTTAATTGGTACGCCTTTTGGCAGCCGTATTGCTGTTAATCTTGCCGACCTCTTGGTACCCAATTTGGAGGTGAGTTACGGTTCGGGCACCCTTAACCAACAGCTCGCTCTTTCTCATGCCCACTGGCAAATGTCAGGCATTGATATCGACGCCGAAGCACTGCTTTTAAACTGGCGACCATTATGTTTATTGCAGCAACAGTTATGCGTCAATGCCCTCAACGCATCCAAAGTAGTAGTCAATATAGATACTGAGCTCATCGGTCCTTCTATTGAGCATAATGAGCTTACAACAAGCGGAAAAAATAGCTCAGACCTGGTAGGTACAGAAAAACGAGGCAAGGATATAGATCAATTTATCCCCAGCGATCACCAACTAACGCTTCCTATAGGGATCATATTAACCGAGACACAACTAGAAAACGTTAGCGTCCGCGTTAATGATATGCAGTTCAATGCAGACAGCCTCAAAGGACAAGCCAGCTGGTTAGAAACAGGCTTGCGGGTTAATACTCTTTCAAGTGATGGACTTTTTGCCTCAATCCCGCTAAACAGTCGTCAAGGTGCAACAGAAGTTGAGGCTGCAAGTGACGAAGAGTGGCCGCTCGCGCATCTACCGCAAGTTTTAATGCCCATGCCGATTTTTGTCGACAACGCAGAATTAACCAACAGTCAGTTGCTACTGGGGAGTCGCCTCGATAAATTTGAACATATCAGCCTACAAGGTAGCTATACTTTGTACGATATTGTTGTCGAACATTTAGCCATTAAACACGATTACGGGCAACTTCAACTCGACGGTAAGCTCACCCTTAACCATGACTACCCGATGAAACTTAACCTTGAATCGACTCTGGTTAAAGTCCCTGAGTTACCCCTATTAAAACAACAGCAGATAGAAGCATATATTGAAGGTAGCTTTGAAAAGCTCAATGTCACCAGTAAAGGCCAAGGGCATATTAATTATCAATTGGCCAGCAGTATAGACCTGACCCAAGCTTCATTGCCCTATTCCTTACACCTGACGAGTGACCATATCATGTGGCCATTAACGGCGCCGCAATATGAAGCCAAAGCACTGACACTAAACACCACTGGCTCACTGGAAGAACAACAGGCCAGCTTTACAGGAAAGCTGCTGACCCCCTATCATCCTGAGCTGCAGATAGAGACTGAGCTGACTCACAACAAACAGCAGATTGATATTAGACAACTCGATGTCGACAGTGACATGGGCAAACTCCGGCTGACAGGTCAACTCGGTTATGGTGAGCAGATAAGTTGGAATGCAGCCATAGATACTGAGAAACTCGAGCTGCAATACGTCACCCTTAATAACGAGTCCACACTGCCAGATACCCAAATAACGGGTCATATTAAAACTCAAGGCAATATCGGCAAGGAACATTGGCAAATCGCGGTAAGCGATGCCGATCTAAATGGTGCAATAGATGACTATCCGCTTCGACTTCAAGGCGATCTACAAGTCAATGAGAAGTATCATCTTAATGCCAAAAACTTAGTCATTGACGCTTTAGAGTCCCAGCTTTCCATTTCAGGACGAGTCGATGAACAATGGACTCTCACAGGAGAGTTGTCGGTACCCGCTCTTAGTCTGTGGGACCCTAGAGCATCGGGTGCGATAGCGGCAACCGTCCATGTTTCAGGCGAGAATGAACATCCCGAAATCTCACTCAGTGGTGAGACTATTGAGTTTAACTTTGCAGAGGTTAGTGTCGAAAAAGCCAGATTAAAAGGCTTTTATCGCCCGCTAGATAAACATCAATTCGCCTTATCGCTTAAATCTTCTGAAATAAAGCGTGATACCATTAGCTTATCTTCATTTACCCTTGGATTAAAAGGCGATCAAGAGAAGCAAAAGCTAGGACTGCAAACATTTGGTGATATTAGGCTAGATACATCTATCGCTTCAACTTTTGACATCGATA
Protein-coding sequences here:
- a CDS encoding YdbH domain-containing protein, whose translation is MGRDIAKSSRQMLRRISLILVSSAIVLAIAVLITIANLSAITQSSVNRYLASYNSELTQLTITPSSIVNGRIPALSVRVNDSLIDIKDLQFTFAKEVSWFGLSISDIASISVGQIDVTLSANFFTGSNSKSNSGPSSALNLDALPRIAVGNTHLHLKQRTDDSISLDLDYLNLDNQGRLTSAISHQGNKLFKLNALLGKTHWTADTYLSFDVLTRLIDQLPRLHNDKEITFGPLASLISMQKSLDKHHISLKGELRSTIDLDIALAYLTSTHQLEQLTVSLDKIEQVVLPTPIDITPQTDLGNHADFQKRVFFDVSGPLSQLTLTLQPMQVSLPISAAQQKALSKLLGKNLSGAINMSRAQTAQQTEILLQLVDPLTYELNSQKLSLNQLRASATIGDNKISGRLDDLSLINTDGLHRLHTDWQVSLAHKTRVCISLDSFDLKLNVNHDSTPPDNQNNQITTNCTKTPPHNVTISALNLLLQGRLNINELPLASAETANAKTAPQTYQGELTIAPASEFSMSQPYYITPTVAVKADRISAKLLQPLTLKFNEHLINKNANRMSLTFGEIAVNVAGNQLKFGGSDDNPPYSLTSHNSELLASGGEIALDNNKLSKITLLPLSLKTINPVLITSKLTATTSEQPVNTQSSMTQPQHTQLSNTQISSAQVELQNLGKLNLKVNTNSNQDSVNLPAFRANISETTLTRNGVDDNHQPLVTIINVEKLSLTTGAMSGTVSLETNKNASISPSLAALINQDWHTHLDYRLANLSAKERYYRLGKQRQRTHLILNNFSLNQSLNWNADKQASYLTTKEQWQLDNLAISSSHRFALPKANQSQAKPSNVQENNLMPSKMTTPTLDGELKFNSDANQLIDQLERWLKVTVPASVIGDVGLDAHYRLLWQEEAVKLAGTITPQLVISEGEVNALPFKQATIGGKCDVSANVVNNSYQSQLYCDPLKLNIRAFNPGIVITDIDAIAKIDINDELSTDQLTTMRLNRSQENADVGKKADIDVTAKANTLGGRVLLPKFNLNLNAPSDAYLVLQGLDLEQLLAVQPQVGIYADGIFDGVLPVELAQGQVSVKDGRLAARAPGGLIKVDDNPAVMQMRLSQPYLDFAFSALEELHYTELSSRLDMAPNGDALLKVNVKGRAKDIERPIHLNYTQEENLLQLLKSLQIGDSLQREIEKTMEQ
- a CDS encoding YnbE family lipoprotein — protein: MPTLPTAAIGLAALISVTGCTPTVKIEPPDKPIVINLNVKIEHEIKIKVDKELDELLNNDELF
- a CDS encoding YdbL family protein, whose translation is MKHKLLLLAASLLLSLNAFAISLQDAKSQGLVGEQINGYLGVVVSNKDATELADSVNAKRRAHYEKIAKKNGINVDDVAKLAAEKAIAAAQQGQFIQTPQGKWIKK
- a CDS encoding universal stress protein, which gives rise to MDSYQRLLVVIDEHDFSFKGVSRAVYMASRTHASIIVMILEHSNFVNRLVDTFEHNDTQTDGERRPCTIEKKRQCLDEFIKSTSRTGISISRAAISCHSSDDVLQFCHDYNVDAVVVAASRHSLWNWLTIKPLDVRLVRESSHPVVVVKDHVWQPGGHILSFVEPCSDDQDHRALNEAVLQTAEHFTQLLDGDCHLIDCYYGETASISFHQPISPEADEQYHLKQMSLYSSQYHLLPDNIKFPNDHLHVAKALPEDAIESISKQVDSELVIVGDMGHSNLLSNMCGNVAEQVIDRIGCDLLVVKPSTSAYQ
- a CDS encoding isoaspartyl peptidase/L-asparaginase family protein; the encoded protein is MNIKFNSLYLAVLLAAVFSTHVAAQTPPFSIAIHGGAGTISKANLTEAQQKAYREKLKQAIDAGYKVLEKGGDSLSAVTAAINILENSPLFNAGLGAVYTYDGSHEMDASIMDGNTMNAGAVAGVKHIKNPIDLARSVMDNSAHVMLSGSGAEEFALTQQFSLVPTSYFDTESRYNQLLDAKAKIKAAEQGNNANLEHQASLDYLDLDYKFGTVGAVALDQQGNLAAGTSTGGMTAKRFGRIGDSPVIGAGTYAENGVCAVSATGHGEYFIRYHVAGDICAKVKYQQKSIIQAADEVINQRLITAGGTGGVIAIDQRGNIATPFNTEGMYRATRKSGEQAQVMIWQDN
- a CDS encoding autotransporter assembly complex protein TamA, which gives rise to MRSLFVPTLFLRFLIIGLSFSAFSASANKWLEVKITGADSALTLNINAHLGELPTSDVQRRAFIFNADDNIDAAMHSLGYYHAKIEQHLDNPENAPWQLTITVTPGEPTRIQWFDIQLLGEIRDDIAVKRWLSNLSIKPGDVLNHGRYEEIKSQLLTLALARGYFDGSYSKNNIVINRDLNTAQINLHYDSGQRYHIGSVHFEGHSLQAGFLDGLIPFESGSRYSTSKLGSLNRELVDTGYFNNIKVLPQLDKIDGKEVPIKVELTPRASHSIELGLGADIGNSTDSRIEPRVRVTWRTPQINSYGHSQESTIEWSPNRPKFLTTYTIPLTHPLDDQLKIRLGLLRDKYGVNQVYDPDKRDYLNTDELDTIKETFGVVRQKRLDNHWVLTYSLDALNESYTQSDIDYDPSFLILGSSLSKTHRGDNSLDPKSGFFQYYSIEYADPNAGSHVRLTRLQAKFKWIDTFFEKHRFVSRLDLGANLAAEADLANIPPSLRYFAGGDQSIRGYGYQELGPYIDYVNSDNQLARMVVGGRYLMVGSVEYQYYLTPTWRLATFVDAGNAFDVDQLEPIVSVGGGVHWISPIGPIKFDIGVGLNETETVDRSWRIHLTMGAEL
- the tamB gene encoding autotransporter assembly complex protein TamB; this translates as MSLDPAPEQIDNKQVEPFTRSPLNRVFRWIRHTLRVVIYLPLLLLIIAAILIGTPFGSRIAVNLADLLVPNLEVSYGSGTLNQQLALSHAHWQMSGIDIDAEALLLNWRPLCLLQQQLCVNALNASKVVVNIDTELIGPSIEHNELTTSGKNSSDLVGTEKRGKDIDQFIPSDHQLTLPIGIILTETQLENVSVRVNDMQFNADSLKGQASWLETGLRVNTLSSDGLFASIPLNSRQGATEVEAASDEEWPLAHLPQVLMPMPIFVDNAELTNSQLLLGSRLDKFEHISLQGSYTLYDIVVEHLAIKHDYGQLQLDGKLTLNHDYPMKLNLESTLVKVPELPLLKQQQIEAYIEGSFEKLNVTSKGQGHINYQLASSIDLTQASLPYSLHLTSDHIMWPLTAPQYEAKALTLNTTGSLEEQQASFTGKLLTPYHPELQIETELTHNKQQIDIRQLDVDSDMGKLRLTGQLGYGEQISWNAAIDTEKLELQYVTLNNESTLPDTQITGHIKTQGNIGKEHWQIAVSDADLNGAIDDYPLRLQGDLQVNEKYHLNAKNLVIDALESQLSISGRVDEQWTLTGELSVPALSLWDPRASGAIAATVHVSGENEHPEISLSGETIEFNFAEVSVEKARLKGFYRPLDKHQFALSLKSSEIKRDTISLSSFTLGLKGDQEKQKLGLQTFGDIRLDTSIASTFDIDTEQLDLNIKRLSLNSMMGLVELDKPINLKWDNKQQQGDVSPFCWQHQHGALCLEDNVTLANAGNAAVTFSGDIGALLDPILPDQLNWQGPATLNSKFSWAAPQKPKALIELIMPKGQLSLQTNKRKIDASYRHLSIKASLDEALLAINTQFESEKFANIDSHIEIGVIPGNPLSGNIKLSKINLLSLSDFTPQLETLDGIISSDLTLSGTLQKPELLGNIILKQGKLLAAANPTLLDNIDLNIDLKGQDADLNASWNMGDGNADLLGNIDWNDGNLRGNITFNGDKLAFIQPPMIILDVSPALNVQFGNNSLNIDGQIDVPSGHVHIVQLPEGGIAESSDVIFNDSLASKQQVNDPLAITSKIKIHVGDKLSIDGMGLKGRLKGTLDLRQEAYKPPSLYGDIKVVNGNYKFMGQTLAIKMGEVQFIGPLAVPNLNIEAIREIKEDDVTAGVRVTGTPLRPIVTLFSTPAKEQAEILSYIVKGTGINNNSDSQNSALMMGAALTIGNQLGGGTVNSIGNQATGVIEKFGLSNVQLDTNDDGKVAISGFIGENLMVKYGIGVFSPGYEMTVRYYLMSQLYLESVSGSIEKSLDIYYNFNID